Proteins encoded in a region of the Bradyrhizobium sp. CB3481 genome:
- a CDS encoding Rieske (2Fe-2S) protein: MTRHVVATVDDIPPGQRLLVRVGGREIGIFNVGGEYFAVSNRCPHEGASLCKGRLVGLVESSEPGSYRFSRRGELLRCPWHGWEFDLRTGKSWCEPDRTKVRSYDLKVESGGALVEGELQAQTFPVLIEKQYVVIEV, encoded by the coding sequence ATGACGCGGCATGTTGTTGCAACCGTCGATGACATCCCTCCCGGCCAGCGGCTGCTGGTGAGGGTGGGTGGGCGGGAAATCGGCATCTTCAATGTCGGCGGAGAGTATTTCGCCGTTAGCAACCGTTGTCCGCACGAGGGCGCATCGCTGTGCAAGGGGCGCCTCGTCGGTCTGGTGGAATCCAGCGAGCCCGGGTCCTACCGGTTCAGCCGTCGCGGCGAGTTGTTGCGGTGCCCCTGGCATGGCTGGGAGTTTGACTTAAGGACCGGCAAATCCTGGTGCGAACCCGATCGCACCAAGGTTCGCAGCTACGACCTCAAGGTGGAATCGGGCGGGGCCCTCGTCGAAGGCGAGCTTCAGGCCCAAACGTTTCCGGTCCTGATCGAGAAGCAATATGTGGTGATCGAAGTCTGA
- a CDS encoding MarR family transcriptional regulator: MVNDAPSKRTQHDGMLAQEHLAILVSTIGMRLLRGTTAYYRAAWDLGMAEWRLLIVLNSTESLNVSELSGVADLDKAAVSRSLAVLEERKLISVEQTRTRGRAAIARLTAEGRKLSEKLLKVSRAREARLFKNFSRADREQLRALLERLSQDLADADWEH, encoded by the coding sequence ATGGTCAATGATGCGCCCTCGAAACGAACCCAACATGACGGCATGCTGGCGCAGGAACACCTCGCGATACTGGTGTCCACCATCGGGATGCGGCTTCTCCGGGGCACCACGGCCTACTACCGCGCCGCCTGGGATCTCGGCATGGCGGAATGGCGCCTGCTGATCGTCCTCAACAGCACCGAGTCACTCAATGTCAGTGAATTGTCAGGAGTGGCCGATCTGGACAAGGCCGCCGTAAGCCGCAGCCTCGCCGTGCTCGAGGAACGCAAACTGATTTCGGTCGAGCAGACCCGAACCCGCGGCCGCGCCGCGATCGCCAGACTGACGGCCGAAGGACGAAAACTGTCGGAAAAACTGCTGAAGGTCTCTCGCGCGCGGGAGGCGCGGCTGTTCAAGAATTTCAGCCGTGCCGACAGGGAACAGTTGAGAGCACTGCTTGAACGGCTGTCACAGGACTTGGCCGACGCCGATTGGGAGCACTAG
- a CDS encoding amidohydrolase family protein: MSTVDLERTSAARSRLRIIDCDIHPAMTSWTEVHPYLAKQWIDHLSIYGSHLRHAFSEALSHPRMSPDAARVDAYPEEGGPPGSSLELMRKQHLDPNGVVTGMLIPLRWNPGSQRNLDFGVALTQAMNTWQVERWVKNEPRLRASVLIAQEDTPASVAEIDARAGDPNFTQILVLPKTDEPFGRRRYWPIFEAAVRNNLPIAIHVGGTNGHPSTGGGWASYYMEEHHTVAETMQAILTSLVFEGVFERFPQLRVVIMEGGLGWIPSLTARMDKHWSRLRSEVPHLKRPPSEYVRRQVWFTTQPMEEPGSAAQLIDLFDRIGWDRLLFSTDYPHWDFDDPRYAFRANLSEKQRDQILFGNAQAFYGLS; encoded by the coding sequence ATGAGCACCGTCGACCTCGAGCGAACTAGCGCCGCCAGATCCAGGCTCCGGATCATCGATTGCGATATCCATCCCGCGATGACCTCCTGGACCGAGGTTCATCCATACCTCGCCAAGCAATGGATCGACCATCTCTCGATCTATGGCAGCCATCTGCGCCACGCTTTCTCCGAAGCGCTGTCGCATCCGCGAATGTCGCCGGATGCGGCGCGGGTCGATGCTTATCCGGAGGAGGGCGGCCCGCCGGGCTCGAGCCTCGAGTTGATGCGCAAGCAGCATCTCGATCCCAACGGGGTCGTGACCGGCATGTTGATTCCGCTGCGCTGGAATCCCGGCAGCCAGCGCAATCTGGATTTCGGCGTGGCCCTGACGCAGGCCATGAACACCTGGCAGGTCGAACGTTGGGTGAAGAACGAGCCGCGCCTGCGGGCATCGGTCCTGATCGCGCAGGAGGATACACCTGCTTCGGTCGCCGAAATCGACGCGCGGGCAGGCGATCCGAACTTTACCCAGATCCTGGTATTGCCGAAGACCGATGAGCCGTTCGGCCGCCGCCGCTACTGGCCGATATTCGAGGCGGCGGTGCGCAACAATCTGCCGATCGCCATCCATGTCGGCGGCACCAATGGCCATCCTTCTACCGGCGGAGGCTGGGCGTCCTATTACATGGAAGAGCACCATACCGTGGCGGAAACCATGCAGGCGATTCTGACCAGCCTCGTCTTCGAAGGCGTGTTCGAACGCTTTCCGCAGCTCCGCGTGGTGATCATGGAAGGCGGGCTCGGCTGGATCCCGTCGCTGACCGCGCGCATGGACAAGCACTGGTCGCGCCTGCGCAGCGAGGTGCCGCATCTGAAGCGGCCGCCGTCGGAATATGTCCGCCGGCAGGTGTGGTTCACGACCCAGCCGATGGAAGAGCCGGGAAGCGCCGCGCAACTGATCGATCTGTTCGACCGGATCGGCTGGGATCGCCTGCTGTTCTCGACCGACTATCCGCATTGGGACTTTGACGACCCACGTTACGCCTTCCGCGCCAACCTGAGCGAGAAGCAGCGCGATCAGATTCTCTTTGGCAACGCGCAGGCTTTCTACGGGCTGTCCTGA
- a CDS encoding amidohydrolase family protein produces the protein MANGELANAERPARYAGAIDCDLHPAVPGMNVLLPYLDDYWREMVSVRALDRLNLALTCYPQNVPLSCRPDWKLPDGTKPGASLQAMQEHVLDPYQQRFGILNCLYGAQVLHSEDMAAVFCRATNDWIRDEWLSRDSRLRASIVVAAHNTELAVAEIERRADDMRFVQVLMLVSGEVTLGRRQLWPIYRVAEKLGLPIGIHAGSAYRYAPTAVGWPSYFVEDYISQSAAFENQLQSMISEGVFAKFPGLKVVAIESGLTWLSGFAWRADKTWKGVRAEVPWVTRAPSEIVREHVRFTVQPIDAVDETAAILRLIDHLRSDELFLFSTDYPHWQFDGDAALPDGLSAALLRKIVSDNALATYPRLMKADRAMEIAV, from the coding sequence ATGGCAAACGGCGAGTTGGCCAATGCAGAGCGCCCGGCCAGGTACGCCGGCGCAATCGACTGCGATCTTCATCCGGCCGTGCCCGGCATGAACGTGCTGCTGCCGTATCTCGACGACTATTGGCGCGAAATGGTCTCGGTTCGCGCGCTCGATCGGCTCAACCTCGCTCTCACCTGCTATCCGCAGAACGTCCCATTGTCGTGCCGTCCCGACTGGAAGCTGCCGGACGGCACCAAACCGGGCGCCTCGCTGCAGGCGATGCAGGAACATGTGCTGGACCCCTACCAGCAGCGGTTTGGCATCCTCAACTGCCTCTACGGCGCCCAGGTCCTGCACAGCGAGGACATGGCGGCGGTGTTCTGCCGGGCGACCAATGACTGGATCCGGGATGAGTGGCTGAGCCGCGATTCCCGGCTGCGCGCTTCCATCGTGGTTGCGGCCCATAACACCGAGCTGGCCGTCGCCGAGATCGAACGGCGCGCGGACGACATGCGGTTCGTGCAGGTGCTGATGCTCGTGTCCGGCGAAGTTACGCTCGGCCGGCGGCAATTGTGGCCGATCTATCGGGTAGCGGAGAAGCTTGGCCTGCCGATCGGAATCCACGCCGGCAGCGCCTACCGCTATGCGCCGACCGCGGTTGGATGGCCATCCTATTTTGTCGAGGACTATATCTCGCAATCGGCCGCCTTCGAAAATCAGCTGCAGAGCATGATTTCCGAGGGCGTGTTTGCCAAATTCCCGGGGCTCAAGGTGGTCGCGATCGAATCGGGCCTGACCTGGCTGAGCGGCTTTGCCTGGCGCGCCGACAAGACCTGGAAGGGGGTTCGCGCCGAAGTGCCCTGGGTGACGCGCGCACCATCGGAGATCGTTCGCGAGCATGTTCGCTTCACTGTCCAGCCAATCGACGCCGTCGACGAGACGGCGGCAATCCTGCGGCTGATCGATCACCTGCGGTCGGACGAGCTATTCCTGTTTTCGACGGACTATCCGCACTGGCAATTCGACGGCGATGCGGCGTTGCCGGATGGACTTTCCGCGGCGCTGCTCCGCAAGATCGTCAGTGATAATGCGCTTGCGACCTACCCGCGACTGATGAAGGCCGATCGAGCCATGGAGATTGCCGTATGA
- a CDS encoding extracellular solute-binding protein codes for MKLKRIALAALAAGFACPASAQDASWDAVVAAAKKEGKVVVYNMALGAPYFSAVIKSFEKEYGITVESLDLRASELVERIRTEQSAGRYLGDVEMVTTTMIEEQLKNGDFIQKLPPIPNAVNLRPPFKANEHSIPAYVQPMGILINTRLVRDDDVPKSWNDLNSPKWKGKLLSDDMRPLGSGNTLFAVLQNNMGAAFNEKLAEQKPVFSRDMRNDARRVARGEYPIYITQVFAFASDLKGLPVKVIVPQEGAPYAQMDLAVLKNAPHVNAARVFMQHFLTVESQALYANAWMLPVVNGAAERADSAAQPYANAKLMGMAKLSERPDMMALAKKLYP; via the coding sequence TTGAAGCTCAAGAGAATTGCCCTCGCTGCCCTTGCTGCCGGCTTTGCGTGTCCGGCGTCCGCGCAGGATGCGTCCTGGGATGCCGTCGTCGCCGCCGCGAAGAAGGAGGGCAAGGTTGTCGTTTACAACATGGCGCTCGGCGCGCCCTACTTCTCAGCGGTGATCAAGTCGTTCGAGAAGGAATACGGCATCACCGTCGAGAGCCTCGATCTGCGCGCCAGCGAACTCGTCGAGCGCATCAGGACCGAGCAATCGGCGGGACGATATCTCGGCGATGTCGAAATGGTCACCACGACCATGATCGAGGAGCAGCTCAAGAACGGCGATTTCATCCAGAAACTGCCGCCGATCCCGAATGCCGTGAACCTGCGGCCGCCGTTCAAGGCCAACGAGCACAGCATTCCCGCCTACGTCCAGCCCATGGGAATCCTGATCAACACCAGGCTGGTTAGGGATGACGATGTTCCCAAGAGCTGGAACGATCTGAATTCGCCGAAGTGGAAGGGCAAGCTGCTGTCCGACGACATGCGTCCGCTCGGCAGCGGCAATACCCTGTTCGCGGTGCTGCAGAACAACATGGGTGCCGCATTCAACGAAAAGCTCGCCGAGCAGAAACCGGTTTTCAGCCGCGATATGCGCAACGACGCCCGGCGCGTCGCCCGCGGCGAATATCCAATCTACATCACGCAGGTGTTCGCCTTTGCCTCCGATCTCAAGGGCCTGCCGGTGAAGGTGATCGTGCCGCAGGAGGGGGCGCCGTATGCACAGATGGATCTCGCGGTCCTGAAGAACGCCCCGCACGTCAATGCGGCGCGCGTCTTCATGCAGCATTTCCTCACCGTCGAATCCCAGGCGCTCTATGCCAATGCCTGGATGCTTCCGGTGGTGAACGGCGCGGCCGAGCGCGCCGATTCCGCCGCGCAGCCTTATGCCAACGCCAAGCTGATGGGCATGGCGAAACTCTCCGAGCGCCCGGACATGATGGCGCTGGCCAAGAAACTTTATCCCTAG